The Arachis ipaensis cultivar K30076 chromosome B10, Araip1.1, whole genome shotgun sequence DNA window TACTTCAAGTTCTCCATTGAATAGCTCAAAACATCCACGACTTCTTCCAAATCAACTGGATGTTTTTCGTTTGGAAAGAGATCCTGGAATGCGACCAATGATTTGGAAGTTTCCTCCAAATAAAAGAGATGAAATCCGTCGGGCTTATATTAAAGTTGGGCCAAATCAACCAATTCTTGATAATTATCTATTTTCTGGTGATAAAAGTCATCGTCGCTTTCAAGCTTCATGGTTTAAATTGTTCCCATCTTGGTTAGAATATTCTATAGAAGATGATGCTATATATTGTTTTCcatgctttctttttgctaaggaaCCTTCAATCAATATGGGTTCAAATGCTTTTATTGAGAATGGTTTTAGGAATTGGAAGAAAGTAAATAGTGGAAAAGAATGTGCTCTTTTGAATCACATTAGCAAAGGTCCCAACTCATTTCATCATAAGGCGCTGAAATCATGTGATGATTTAATAAAACAATCACAACATATCGATAGACTTCTTCATAAGCAAACATCAGAAGAGATTGAAAAGAATCGAATTCGACTAGGAGCATCTATAGATTGCATTAGATGGTTGACATTTCAAGGTTACGCATACAGAAGACATGATGAAAGCCAAAGTTCAAGCAGCAGAGGTAACTTTTTGGAAATGTTGAAATTTTTGGGATCTTACAATGAAAGAGTGAAAAAGAATGTTTTGGAAAATGCTCCAAAAAATGCTAAGTATACTTCAAATGATGTCCAAAAAGAAATTCTACATATTCTTGTTACTAAGGTGAGAAATTCAATTAGAGAAGAGATTGGAGATGCCAAATTTTGTATTATTGTTGATGAAGCTAGAGATGAATCTAAAAAGGAGCAAATGGCCATTGTTTTGAGATTTGTTACTCTAGATGGTTTTGTTAAAGAGAGATTCTTTGATCTTGTGCATGTCACTGATACTTGTGCAACAACTTTAAAGAAAGAATTGATTTCTGTCCTTTCTCATTATAATCTCCAAGTTGAAAATATTAGGGGTCAAGGGTATGATGGTGCTAGCAACATGCGGGGTGAGTGGAATGGTTTGCAAGCTTTGTTTCTTAAAAATTCTTCACAAGCATACTATGTATATTGTTTTGCTCATAGGTTACAATTAGCATTGGTGACAGCTTCAAGAGAGGTACTTCAAATTCATGAATTTTTTACTCAATTAAACTCTATTATCACTATTGTTAGTGCTTCTTCAAAAAGACATGATCAATTACAAGAAGCTCAAGCAATTGAAAATGCAAACTTG harbors:
- the LOC110268367 gene encoding zinc finger MYM-type protein 1-like, whose translation is MSKFKTIDTFLKRKDQENEDASTITTPILEGSSNFITSSSPLNSSKHPRLLPNQLDVFRLERDPGMRPMIWKFPPNKRDEIRRAYIKVGPNQPILDNYLFSGDKSHRRFQASWFKLFPSWLEYSIEDDAIYCFPCFLFAKEPSINMGSNAFIENGFRNWKKVNSGKECALLNHISKGPNSFHHKALKSCDDLIKQSQHIDRLLHKQTSEEIEKNRIRLGASIDCIRWLTFQGYAYRRHDESQSSSSRGNFLEMLKFLGSYNERVKKNVLENAPKNAKYTSNDVQKEILHILVTKVRNSIREEIGDAKFCIIVDEARDESKKEQMAIVLRFVTLDGFVKERFFDLVHVTDTCATTLKKELISVLSHYNLQVENIRGQGYDGASNMRGEWNGLQALFLKNSSQAYYVYCFAHRLQLALVTASREVLQIHEFFTQLNSIITIVSASSKRHDQLQEAQAIENANLVAQNKLETGKGANQISTLQRAGDTRWSSHFNSICSLVKMFTATNIVLNNIIEDGTTYAQRGEAYGVSKILLSFEFVFTLHLMKEIMGITNVLCQALQQQSQDILNAMHIVSTSKLLLQQLRDGGCTTRIWPISYHKKSRKIIANLTQNIICNRLATA